From Melospiza melodia melodia isolate bMelMel2 chromosome 2, bMelMel2.pri, whole genome shotgun sequence:
tccctcctgcaccCACTGGCggaaatcaggaattgtttcCCATTGTTGCAGCATCTGCCATGAGTGTGGGCGTCTGTCAGAACACGAAGAGGGCCCCAGTTCTGCAGCCTCATCTTTCTCTCATGAAGCTGAGTCACCATGGAGCCTCTTACTCTCTGAAGCTGGCCCGATGGAACAAACACCCCACAGACAGACccctcatccctcctttcccagcaGAACCTCACACATCTCTAGGCAAAATTCAGCCTTAGTGCTGCTCATCTCCCTGTGAGTAGCCATTTGCTACAGGGCAGGTTTGTCACCCAGAGTGGGACCCAGATCTCACCAGCTCCCGGGGGAATCTGGAGCCAGATCCAACAAACCCAGCCTGGAAGAGTTTGGAGCCCTTCACATATCAGAGGCCCACTCTGATGACTAAGTAGGTGTAGGGTCTTACACTCAAGCAGAGCCCCTGCTCCATCCAGCCCTTGGACTATTTGCACAGCAGAACAATCACTGCCAGAAGTGCTGGGAGGTACAAGGAACAGGAGCCAGCCTCAGTTCTGTCCTCCCCCACGCCAGAAGAAACCCCTTCCGTCTGTCCGTCCAGCTGTGTGCTGTTACTGTACACTTCAGTGGCGTTTGCCACCTCTTCGGGAAGGCCCATCTGGAGCAGGAGTTTGGAGATAAGGCTGTTGAACTTGCTCTCTGTGGTGGACCAAGGCTCCTCGCTGGGGGTCGGCCGCTCGGACGTGACGTTCAGCTCCTCCGGGTCCAGGCAGAAACCTTCGGGAGACCTCTCAAAGAGCACGTCCGTCAGATCAACGCCTGCCACTGAGGAGGGGGAGGCACACGGGATGTCCCTGACCAGCCTGTAGTTCTCCATCCACTCCTTGAGCCACTCGAGGCGACAGTCGCACTCCCAGGGGTTGCGGAAGAGGTACAGGCGGCCCAGGAAGTACACGGGCTCGAACACGGAGAAGGGCAGCGTCGTCAGGTTGTTGCTGTTCAAGTGCAGAGCCACCAGGCTGGTGAGGTTCTCAAAAGCCCCTTCCTCGATGTAGCTGATCCTGTTGCGGTCCAGGTAGAGGAACTCCAGCTCCCCCAAGTCTCGGAACCAGGTGTTGGAAATGTTCCTGAGAAAATTCCCTCCCAGGTTGAGCATCTTTAGACGCCTCAGGCCATCAAAGGAGTTTTCTGGAAGCTCACTGATCAAGTTGTCATTCAGGTACAGGTACTCCATCCTCTGACAGCCCTGAAAAGCTCGCTCGTGGATGACATTTATCTTGTTGTCCTGCAGATTCAGGTATTTCAGCTTggtcaggccctgcagggagttGTAGGCCACTGCCTCGATCCTGTTCCTCTCCAGGTACACATGGGTCAAGTTCTCCATGCCCCTGATGGCGCCTGGGATCCTTCGGAAGTTGTTCTGGAAGCAGAACAGCTCCTGCAGAGCGGGCAGCTCGATGAAGATCCTGTCGGGGATGTTGAAGAGGTTGCAGTCGGCCAGGTCCAGCCTGACGAGGCGGCGCAGCGCGGTGAAGGTGCGGGTGTGCAGGTAGCGGATGTACTCGTTGTGGGCCATCCTCAGCTCCGTCAGGCTGGGCAGCCC
This genomic window contains:
- the NYX gene encoding nyctalopin; translation: LSVGMAVILWVPQAQGAWACVRSCPPSCVCTPERSCSVRCDRAGLGQIPSEFPCEASSINLDKNSIKFLSERAFGTLPSLKSLSLNHNNISFITPGAFKGLPSLTELRMAHNEYIRYLHTRTFTALRRLVRLDLADCNLFNIPDRIFIELPALQELFCFQNNFRRIPGAIRGMENLTHVYLERNRIEAVAYNSLQGLTKLKYLNLQDNKINVIHERAFQGCQRMEYLYLNDNLISELPENSFDGLRRLKMLNLGGNFLRNISNTWFRDLGELEFLYLDRNRISYIEEGAFENLTSLVALHLNSNNLTTLPFSVFEPVYFLGRLYLFRNPWECDCRLEWLKEWMENYRLVRDIPCASPSSVAGVDLTDVLFERSPEGFCLDPEELNVTSERPTPSEEPWSTTESKFNSLISKLLLQMGLPEEVANATEVYSNSTQLDGQTEGVSSGVGEDRTEAGSCSLYLPALLAVIVLLCK